One window of Fusobacterium polymorphum genomic DNA carries:
- a CDS encoding AAA family ATPase, with amino-acid sequence MKRIPIGLSDFKHLIEEDFYYFDKTKFIDEIIQDGAQVKLFTRPRRFGKTLNMSMLKYFFDIKEAEKNKKLFKDLYIEKTKSFKEQGQYPVISLSLKDLKATTWEEMQKDIKSTVARLFSEYKYLLKDLDKFDTITFENVIMKNIELENLKEILKFLTKILYEKYSKKVVILIDEYDSPLVSAYTNGYYEKVKNFFKTFYSTVLKDNTYLQMGILTGIIRVIKAGIFSDLNNLRTYTILSDDYTDIYGLTEEEVEKSLKDYGIEAEISKVKDWYDGYKFGDSEVYNPWSILNFLQDKELRAYWVDTSGNDLINNVLKMRNKNIITALERLFNGDGLKQNLSGTSDLSKILSDDEIWELLLFSGYLTVEEKINQDNYILRLPNKEVKSLFRKTFIEIYIARGSKLSFLMESLIENKIEDYEENLQEILLTSVSYNDTKKGNEAFYHGLIMGMGLYLEEEYITKSNIESGLGRYDFLIEPKNKSKRAFIMEFKSTDSVEKLEEVSKEALQQIEDKKYNVSLKQNGIKEITYIGIAFCRKQIKISYKSE; translated from the coding sequence ATGAAAAGAATACCAATAGGACTAAGTGATTTTAAACATTTAATAGAGGAAGATTTTTATTATTTTGATAAGACAAAATTTATAGATGAAATAATACAAGATGGAGCACAGGTAAAATTATTTACTAGACCAAGAAGATTTGGAAAAACTTTAAATATGTCTATGTTAAAATATTTCTTTGATATAAAAGAGGCAGAAAAAAATAAAAAGCTATTTAAAGACTTATATATAGAAAAGACAAAATCATTTAAAGAACAGGGACAATATCCAGTAATATCTTTATCATTGAAAGATTTAAAAGCAACAACTTGGGAAGAAATGCAAAAGGATATAAAATCAACAGTTGCAAGATTATTTTCTGAATATAAATATCTATTAAAAGATTTAGATAAATTTGATACGATTACATTTGAAAATGTTATTATGAAAAATATAGAACTGGAAAATTTAAAGGAAATATTAAAATTCTTAACAAAGATCTTATATGAAAAATACAGTAAAAAAGTTGTAATATTAATAGATGAATATGACAGCCCTTTGGTATCAGCCTATACAAATGGTTATTATGAAAAAGTTAAAAATTTCTTTAAGACTTTTTATAGCACAGTATTGAAAGATAATACTTACTTACAAATGGGAATTCTAACTGGAATAATAAGAGTAATAAAAGCAGGAATATTCTCAGATTTGAATAATTTAAGAACTTATACAATATTAAGTGATGACTATACAGATATTTATGGATTGACAGAAGAAGAAGTAGAGAAAAGTCTTAAAGATTATGGAATAGAAGCAGAAATATCAAAAGTAAAAGATTGGTATGATGGATATAAATTTGGAGATAGTGAAGTATATAATCCTTGGAGTATACTAAATTTTTTACAAGATAAAGAATTGAGAGCTTATTGGGTGGATACATCAGGAAATGATTTAATAAATAATGTGTTAAAAATGAGAAATAAAAATATAATAACAGCCCTAGAAAGACTATTTAATGGAGATGGATTAAAGCAAAATTTATCAGGAACATCAGATTTATCAAAAATATTAAGTGATGATGAAATATGGGAGTTATTATTATTCAGTGGATATTTAACAGTAGAGGAAAAAATAAATCAAGATAACTATATTTTAAGATTACCAAATAAAGAAGTAAAAAGTTTATTTAGAAAAACCTTTATAGAAATATATATAGCAAGAGGAAGTAAATTATCATTTTTAATGGAATCTCTAATAGAAAATAAAATAGAAGATTATGAAGAAAACCTACAAGAAATATTATTAACATCAGTAAGTTATAATGATACAAAAAAAGGAAATGAAGCATTCTATCATGGATTAATAATGGGAATGGGCTTATATTTAGAAGAAGAATATATAACAAAATCCAATATAGAAAGTGGTTTAGGAAGATATGATTTTTTAATAGAGCCAAAGAATAAAAGTAAAAGAGCTTTTATAATGGAATTTAAGTCAACAGATAGTGTAGAAAAACTTGAAGAAGTATCAAAAGAAGCATTACAACAGATAGAAGATAAAAAATATAATGTGTCATTAAAACAAAATGGGATAAAAGAAATAACATATATAGGTATAGCATTTTGTCGAAAACAAATAAAAATTAGTTACAAAAGTGAATAA
- the thyA gene encoding thymidylate synthase translates to MGARFDGIYKDIVDTIAEKGIWSEGNVRTKYADGTAAHYKSYIGYQFRLDNSDDEAHLITSRFAPSKAPIRELYWIWILQSNNVDVLDKLGCKFWDEWKMQDGTIGKAYGYQIAQETFGQKSQLHYVINELKKNPNSRRIMTEIWIPNELSEMALTPCVHLTQWSVIGNKLYLEVRQRSCDVALGLVANVFQYSVLHKLVALECGLEPAEIIWNIHNVHIYDRHYDKLIKQVNGETFEPAKIKINNFKSIFDFKPDDIEILDYKYGEKVSYEVAI, encoded by the coding sequence ATGGGAGCTAGATTTGATGGGATATATAAAGATATAGTTGATACAATAGCAGAAAAAGGAATTTGGAGTGAAGGAAATGTCAGAACAAAATATGCAGATGGAACAGCTGCACATTATAAAAGTTATATAGGTTATCAATTTAGACTTGACAACTCAGATGATGAAGCACATTTAATAACTTCAAGATTTGCACCAAGTAAAGCACCAATAAGAGAACTATATTGGATATGGATATTACAATCAAATAATGTAGATGTTTTAGATAAATTGGGTTGTAAGTTTTGGGATGAATGGAAGATGCAAGATGGTACTATTGGAAAAGCTTATGGTTATCAAATAGCTCAAGAAACTTTTGGACAAAAATCTCAACTTCATTATGTAATAAATGAATTGAAAAAAAATCCTAATAGCAGAAGAATTATGACAGAAATTTGGATTCCTAATGAACTTTCAGAAATGGCCTTAACACCTTGTGTACACTTAACACAATGGTCAGTAATTGGTAATAAATTGTATTTAGAAGTTAGACAAAGAAGTTGTGATGTAGCATTAGGTTTAGTTGCTAATGTCTTCCAATATTCAGTCTTACATAAATTAGTAGCACTTGAATGTGGACTTGAGCCAGCGGAAATTATTTGGAATATACATAATGTACATATCTATGATAGACATTATGATAAATTAATAAAGCAAGTTAATGGTGAAACATTTGAACCAGCAAAAATAAAAATAAATAATTTTAAATCAATATTTGATTTTAAACCTGATGATATAGAAATACTTGATTATAAGTATGGAGAAAAAGTTAGCTATGAGGTGGCTATTTAA
- the trkA gene encoding Trk system potassium transporter TrkA, translating into MKIVIVGAGKVGELLCRDLSLEGNDIILIEQDVKILEKILANNDIMGFVGNGVSYDAQMEAEVPKADVFIAVTEKDEINIISSVIAKKLGAKYTIARVRSTDYSSQLDFMTESLGIDLVINPELEAAKYIKQNIDFPEALNVENFLDGKLKLVEFHIDKGSILDNVSIFDFKQKFFPNLLVCIIKRDEQIIIPSGNNFIKGNDRIYITGSNSEIIKFQDALGKDRRKIKSAFIIGAGIISHYLAEELLKDKISVKIVEINPKKANKFSESLPGATIINADGSNEEVLKEENFQNYDSCISITGIDEINMFISIYAKKIGIKKIITKLNKLSFVDILGENSFQSIITPKKIIADNIVRVVRSIANKKKTLIENFYRLENNAVEAIEILVNSDSKINNIPLKDLKIKKNLLIAYIVRNNVAIFPKGTDVINEGDRVIIITTESFFDDINNIIAE; encoded by the coding sequence ATGAAAATTGTAATTGTAGGAGCAGGTAAAGTTGGAGAACTACTTTGCCGTGATTTATCATTAGAGGGAAATGACATAATTTTAATTGAACAAGATGTAAAAATACTTGAAAAGATTTTAGCAAACAATGATATTATGGGTTTTGTTGGAAATGGAGTAAGTTATGATGCACAAATGGAGGCAGAAGTTCCAAAAGCAGATGTCTTTATAGCTGTTACTGAAAAGGATGAAATAAATATAATATCATCAGTTATAGCTAAAAAATTAGGGGCGAAGTATACTATTGCTAGGGTGAGAAGTACAGATTACTCATCTCAACTTGATTTTATGACAGAATCTTTAGGAATAGATTTAGTTATAAATCCAGAACTTGAAGCAGCAAAATATATAAAACAAAATATAGACTTCCCAGAAGCACTAAATGTTGAAAACTTTTTAGATGGAAAACTAAAACTTGTTGAGTTTCATATAGATAAGGGTTCAATTTTAGATAATGTTTCAATTTTTGATTTTAAACAAAAATTCTTTCCTAATTTATTGGTTTGTATTATAAAAAGAGATGAACAAATAATTATACCTTCTGGAAATAATTTTATTAAAGGTAATGATAGAATTTATATAACTGGAAGTAATAGTGAAATTATAAAATTCCAAGATGCACTTGGAAAAGACAGAAGAAAAATAAAGTCTGCCTTTATAATAGGAGCTGGAATAATTAGCCACTATTTAGCAGAAGAGCTTTTAAAAGATAAAATATCAGTTAAAATAGTTGAAATAAATCCTAAAAAAGCAAATAAGTTTAGTGAAAGTTTGCCAGGAGCAACAATTATTAATGCTGATGGAAGTAATGAAGAAGTATTAAAAGAGGAAAATTTTCAAAATTATGACTCTTGTATATCTATAACAGGTATAGATGAAATTAATATGTTTATTTCAATTTATGCTAAGAAAATAGGTATAAAGAAGATTATTACTAAACTAAATAAATTATCTTTTGTTGATATATTGGGAGAAAATAGCTTTCAATCTATAATAACTCCTAAAAAGATAATAGCTGACAATATAGTTAGAGTTGTTCGTTCTATTGCTAACAAAAAGAAAACATTAATAGAAAATTTTTATAGGCTTGAAAATAATGCAGTTGAAGCCATAGAAATTTTGGTAAATTCTGATAGTAAAATAAATAATATTCCACTAAAAGATTTAAAAATTAAGAAAAATTTACTTATAGCATATATAGTTAGAAATAATGTTGCTATTTTCCCAAAAGGTACTGATGTTATAAATGAAGGAGATAGAGTAATAATAATTACAACAGAAAGTTTCTTTGATGATATTAATAATATCATTGCAGAATAA
- a CDS encoding dihydrofolate reductase, giving the protein MGKKYYKNLKMIVCVGKDNLIGDRTPDENSNGMLWHIKEELMYFKSKTIGNTVLFGGTTAKYVPIELMKKNREVITLHRNMDVPKLIEDLTLENKTIFIAGGYSIYKYFLDNFEIDEIFFSKIKDSVEVKEAVEPLYLPNIEDYGYKMVDKKDYEEFVAYVYKK; this is encoded by the coding sequence ATGGGAAAAAAATACTATAAAAATTTAAAAATGATAGTTTGTGTTGGAAAGGATAATTTAATTGGAGATAGAACTCCTGATGAAAATAGCAATGGTATGTTATGGCATATAAAAGAAGAACTTATGTATTTCAAAAGTAAAACTATTGGAAATACTGTTTTATTTGGAGGAACAACTGCAAAATATGTTCCTATTGAGCTTATGAAAAAAAATAGAGAAGTAATAACTCTTCACAGAAATATGGATGTACCTAAGTTAATTGAAGATTTAACTTTAGAAAATAAAACTATTTTTATTGCTGGAGGATACAGTATCTATAAGTATTTTTTAGATAATTTTGAAATTGATGAAATTTTCTTTTCAAAAATAAAAGATAGTGTAGAAGTTAAAGAAGCAGTTGAGCCTTTATATCTTCCAAATATTGAAGATTATGGATATAAGATGGTAGATAAAAAAGACTATGAAGAATTTGTAGCTTATGTATATAAAAAATAA